TTATCATGTTTGGGGTTTATATCACTAAAAtagtttcttttgatattttgtttttttatttgtttttcactcaatcttttatatttttatgttttttaatcttctttttcctactcaaatcttttaaatttgtATGTATTTTATAAGCACACTGATGTTTAGTAAATACATATTTCTAAATACATATGTAAACATATTTATTCACTGAAGATCATGAAGTACAACAATTCAAGctgtttttaataatttaattagctACTTCAAAGGtttattttaaagttattttagagagtttaatataacaatttatttaatttgtCAAAAAACACATCTTATCTTTATCAAGCTCCAGCTTCGTTTTCTAATTTGTAGTTCTTATAAgtcattataattatttattgacattataaaaatagtatattctctctcattttaaaatacttattttataaCTCTATATTACATCATCAATAAGTGAAAAGAAATCTAATttttatacaattatttttataaatggaaattagttataattattttttatataattattttcttattttataagaaaattatataaaatatataattatttaattatatttataaacgaaaataagtTATGAATATTAACATCAATAAAaattttataaacgggaataagttaaaaaaaattataaacgaAAAAGACTCTATCGTTGAtactattatatttataaacggaaaaaagtTAAAGACTAAATACTCTCTTGATCAAATATACTAATATAAAAGTTCTTTTTATTTCTCATTTTAACAGTTGCACATTGTTTATCGTAATGAAGGTCCTTGCAAGCATAGATCTACGAGTAGATGTGAATGTATCTATGAGATACTAACGGTAGACTGTTCATTTTAATATCCATCTTTTAAATCTTTGTGTTGTTGATCATATATATTAATTCACTACAAAATTCATTTGTTACTAAATTGTAGAATCTTTCTAACAAAATCCGATTAACATTAAAGACTTAATACTCTCTTGgtcaactatattaatttaagagTTCTTTTAACTTAAAAGTGGGTGCATACTATTATTCTATATTTGTAACTATATGAAtgttaattaattgaataatgaattcaaactttataaataatgatttgatattatatatatatatatatatatatatatatatatatatatatatatatatatatatatatatatatatatatatatatataatttgtttagatatttataatattaaataataaatataattgtataaagAATAATGATATTCATGAATTTGTAtaagttaaaataattttgtatggtGGTTTTGTGCTCAAATGTATATTGAAAGTaatatttatatacaaaaaaattaCGTGAATTTAACTGATTAAAAATTTATCGCAGgtacatttatttgatattatatataatttgttttgatatttataatattaaataatataactgtataaaaaataatgatattcATGCATTTGCATAAATTGAAATAATTTTGTATGGTGGTTTTATACTCAAATATATATTGAAagcaatatttatatataaaaaattgtatgAATTTAACTGATTGTGTCCcgctaaaaatttatttaaataaacatgtaaATACTTTAttgatagtgtcccgtgaaaaaaataaaaattttgacatttaaaaataagaattttgtgtctcaaataaaaataattattaattaaaataaaaacatttaaaatattatatttattggttcagcttttttattaaatattttattcattaaacTAAGATAAATTGGGTGAGAGATACAGTTGAGAGAAAcctttttattttagaatttttttaaaaaaaaaagggtaaTATAGGAAGTGTGCTGGACTTCTCttttatttgtttgatttgtttgatagTAGATagaatagtagatagtagatttgATTCAAATGAAAGAGAGGAACGGAGAAATTTTAATAGGGAAATCAAATGGGAGGGGAAGTGGgagattttaattagaattttttCGTCCCACCAACTCCCAACCAAACACACCATAAAACAAAATCTCTTAGAGCATAATTATCGGTAGTAGTATTACATATTTATGCCATTGTgtgtcagaaaataatatttttttaattcaattggTGGGGTATCAATATACTATCGTTGCTGCAGAAAGCACCGTAGCATTAGTCTTTTGtttcaattatttaatatattaaatgtaAAGTTAGTGTATATTGTGTGATTAGTGGGACCCATTTTAGAGTTTTAGATGGATAGTAtggatatttataaattttagttgagtggtttaaataattgaaaagtgttaaataatatattatattaagtgGGGTCCATTTATACCACCAAATTGGGTGGTATGGATGTGGATGCTCTTAGTTCTTCTCTCACGATCGCTACGCAGTCACCCCGAAGTCACAAACACCTTCAACTCTGTCCTCCGTCATTACATCACCAAACCCCCCTCTCATTCCTTCCAATTTCACTCTCAATTAACAATTAGGGCTTCATCTTTTTTCTCTTCTACTTTCTTCACAGTAAGCGTTACCAATTTCCCACTCTTTCGTTACCTGCATGCACACAACATGTTTGTAGACCGTTCTCCGTGAATTGTGTTTATAGAAAAGCTATACATTGATGAATTGGTTCCTCACATCAAAGAATAGACTTTTAAATCACAACTTTGATTCCACTTTTGCTTCTGGTTTATGTCCCTTCAAGGTGTTTGTTGtatgttctaagagaaagtattGATTTTTGTATTTACAGCTTAGGGAACCAAGCTATGATGGTCTCCAAGGTGCTTTTACAGAGAAGGCTCTTCAGGTTCTTGCAACAGTCAACACCCTCCTTATGctccttttcttcttcatcttctattgATGGGTCTCCATTCCATTCTGTGAAAGCAACAGAAATCTCGGGTCTTTCAAGTTCTTTTAGAAGCTTCTGCTCTCAAAAGTCCAATCTTGTTGCTGAATCTCATGGCCCAGCACCTATTGATTACAGGTGTGCGACGGCACATCCTCATGTTTTTAAGTTCATATGCTCTCATTTGATTCATGAAAACTCAATGAATTTTAACTTCTAGCTATCTTTTTAGTTCATATTTGAATAATATTTCGGAAAATTCGAATGTTAATGCTGATTGTTAATGCCTTGCTGGCCATTAATGCTCAATGTTGATTGAAACCGGTGCTGTGTTTTGTTTATTCTTTCTAATGGATGGAGATGCTTTTGCTATTTGCTAATGATTAATGTGAACGCAGTTCCCTACTACAGGAGGCTGAGTTCCACAGACTGGCTGAGTCCACAATACAAGGCCTTCAAGAGAAATTTGAGGTATCAATTCTCTAGTTCCGTTTTGTGTTTTATAGGAGCTTAAATTTGTATTATATGACAATCTAGGTTTTGAACATCCATTACAAATTTTGCTTTGAATTTGATAACTGCCAACATTATTTGATAAATATGGAACTCTGATACAATTATGCTTAAAATTCAAATGGGTTTCAACAAAAATATAGACTTGACAGTGATAATGTATACATTTCATATTATTTAAGAGTTTATACTGGTATTGGTTATTATTTTGATTACTTGTTACTTGGCAGGACTATGGAGACTCTATTGACCTTGATGGATTTGACATAGACTATGGGGTGAGAATTTTTTTGGGGAGTATGTTTGTTATAGAAGATAGGTAGCAAGTAGCTAGAATTACTTGTTAAAAAAATATCCTACGACTTATGTATTTTACAAGGCAACACAGAAGTTATCTTGTTGTATAGGATTATTTCAAATAATCACATTGATAACTAtgtaacctttttttttttttttaccgatGAAGCTCAGTAACATAGTTTAGTCTTTTACATTGATAactttataacattttttttatcgaTGAAGCTCAGTAACGTAGTAGTTTgatcttttgaaaataaaatgccttcttttcccttttaagattttaaataatttattcctATTAGTTTTGTGGAGCGTCATCCATGTGCAGAAGATATAGT
The Vicia villosa cultivar HV-30 ecotype Madison, WI linkage group LG6, Vvil1.0, whole genome shotgun sequence genome window above contains:
- the LOC131612350 gene encoding frataxin, mitochondrial codes for the protein MMVSKVLLQRRLFRFLQQSTPSLCSFSSSSSIDGSPFHSVKATEISGLSSSFRSFCSQKSNLVAESHGPAPIDYSSLLQEAEFHRLAESTIQGLQEKFEDYGDSIDLDGFDIDYGNDVLTVKLGELGTYVLNKQTPNRQLWLSSPVSGPSRFDWDQDTKAWVYRRNKAKLYKILEDELEQLCGKPIVLS